In the genome of Hippoglossus hippoglossus isolate fHipHip1 chromosome 12, fHipHip1.pri, whole genome shotgun sequence, one region contains:
- the prlhr2b gene encoding prolactin releasing hormone receptor 2b has protein sequence MGEHHSGSAGVTQPSVSGEQMEGHIYEVAVQSNSTNHTSQFADVALLQKFKSLIIPCYVLVVVVGVFGNYLLLYVICRTRKMHSVTNFFIGNLAFSDMLMCVTCVPFTLAYAFNPHGWVFGRSMCYLVFLVQPVTVYVSVFTLTAIAVDRYYATVHPLKKRTSVATCASVLTGIWLLSCGLVAPAVTHTYHVEFKEEGFTICEEFWLGQEKERRAYAYSTLLVTYVLPLSAVFISYLCITVKLRNCVAPGHRTQGQAGAQQARKRKIFRLVALLVSAFAVCWLPIHVFNVLRDVDIHLINKRYFLLIQLLCHLCAMSSSCCNPFLYAWLHDRFRTELRKMFKCRHRIGVPANHCAASVVL, from the exons ATGGGGGAGCACCACAGTGGCTCGGCCGGAGTCACACAACCATCTGTGTCAGGAGAGCAGATGGAGGGACACATTTACGAGGTTGCGGTGCAGAGCAACTCCACTAATCACACCTCCCAGTTTGCAGATGTGGCCCTGCTGCAGAAGTTCAAGTCCCTCATTATCCCCTGCTacgtgctggtggtggtggtgggcgTCTTCGGCAATTACCTGCTCCTCTATGTCATCTGCCGAACCCGAAAGATGCACAGTGTCACCAACTTCTTCATCGGCAACCTGGCCTTCTCCGACATGCTCATGTGTGTGACTTGTGTCCCCTTCACACTCGCCTACGCCTTCAATCCACACGGTTGGGTGTTTGGCCGCTCGATGTGTTATCTGGTGTTCCTCGTCCAACCGGTCACCGTCTACGTTTCAGTCTTCACACTCACAGCTATCGCGGTGGACAG ATATTACGCAACCGTTCATCCCCTGAAGAAGCGCACCTCAGTGGCCACCTGTGCCTCTGTCCTCACTGGCATCTGGCTGCTGTCCTGCGGGCTGGTGGCTCCGGCAGTGACCCACACCTACCACGTGGAATTCAAAGAGGAAGGCTTCACCATCTGTGAGGAGTTCTGGTTGggacaagagaaagaaagacgcGCTTATGCATACAGCACCCTGCTGGTCACATATGTCCTGCCGCTGTCGGCCGTCTTCATCTCTTATCTGTGCATCACTGTCAAACTGAGGAACTGTGTTGCACCGGGCCACAGGACACAAGGCCAGGCAGGGGCTCAGCAGGCTCGTAAGAGGAAGATCTTTCGCTTGGTCGCACTCCTGGTGTCTGCCTTTGCCGTGTGCTGGCTCCCGATTCACGTGTTCAACGTGCTGCGAGACGTTGACATTCACCTCATTAACAAGCGCTACTTTTTACTCATACAACTGCTGTGCCACCTGTGCGCCATGAGCTCCTCTTGTTGTAACCCTTTCCTCTACGCATGGCTACACGACCGCTTCCGCACCGAGCTGCGGAAGATGTTCAAGTGCCGCCATCGTATTGGAGTGCCCGCCAATCACTGTGCAGCCAGTGTAGTCTTGTAA